In Hyphomicrobiaceae bacterium, the following are encoded in one genomic region:
- a CDS encoding methyltransferase produces MPISLSPTDVQQTSFPVTQDVFLGGQLTIRQPKHGYRAGIDAVLLAAAVRAAPDGPRTLLDIGAGAGTVGLCAAARLAALNVVLLEREDALAKLAQENAKANGLDSRVRAVTASVTETAAALNAIGLPRESFDQCVANPPFHDEAAGTPAQDALKSGAHAMPAGSLEDWIRFMARMVRPSGRATLIHKAEALDSILAAMTGRFGGLIVFPIFPRAGANAIRVIVEGTKGSRAPLRVRPGILLHEAGNDFLPEADAILRRGEALRIN; encoded by the coding sequence ATGCCCATATCTTTGAGCCCGACTGACGTGCAGCAGACTTCATTTCCCGTAACGCAAGACGTTTTCCTCGGCGGCCAGCTCACGATCCGCCAGCCCAAGCATGGCTACCGGGCCGGCATCGACGCGGTCCTGCTGGCGGCGGCAGTTCGCGCCGCGCCCGACGGGCCGCGCACCTTGCTCGACATTGGTGCCGGCGCAGGAACGGTAGGGTTGTGCGCCGCTGCGCGTCTGGCTGCGCTCAACGTCGTGTTGTTGGAGCGCGAGGACGCATTAGCCAAACTTGCGCAAGAGAACGCCAAAGCGAATGGTCTCGACAGCCGTGTCCGCGCCGTAACCGCGAGCGTCACTGAAACGGCGGCAGCACTCAATGCGATTGGGCTGCCGCGCGAAAGCTTCGATCAATGCGTCGCCAACCCGCCCTTTCACGATGAAGCAGCAGGCACTCCGGCGCAGGACGCCTTAAAGTCGGGCGCGCACGCCATGCCAGCTGGCTCCTTGGAGGATTGGATACGGTTCATGGCGCGCATGGTGCGCCCGTCGGGCCGCGCGACTTTGATCCACAAGGCCGAAGCACTCGACAGCATCCTCGCCGCCATGACTGGGCGCTTTGGCGGCCTCATCGTCTTTCCGATTTTTCCACGTGCGGGTGCAAACGCCATCCGGGTGATCGTTGAAGGTACGAAAGGCTCCCGCGCCCCCCTTCGCGTGCGCCCGGGCATCCTGCTTCATGAGGCGGGCAATGATTTCCTGCCGGAGGCGGACGCCATACTTCGGCGTGGTGAGGCGCTTAGAATAAATTAG
- a CDS encoding 4-(cytidine 5'-diphospho)-2-C-methyl-D-erythritol kinase, translated as MALIREFAPAKINLTLEVLGKRPDGYHEIVSLIAFAADVGDVVTLDTGKPMAVSLSGPFAASIAGANLVETTLRLIEAHAPHLRLGAIHLEKNLPVAAGIGGGSADAAAVMRAVRKANLSNESAAQLDWPAIGLKLGADVPVCLHSHLSWVTGVGETVVPAQTTHDGLPTVIANPLVPVPLDKTAQVFRALGAAPLSGTHTRSGGPSAIMNMVELARGGSNMLEAAARKVVPAVDEVLAALSSCDGNLLTRMSGAGPTCFAVFGTQEAARQAANALAQSHPQWWVRATTLN; from the coding sequence ATGGCTTTGATCCGCGAATTCGCGCCCGCCAAGATCAATCTGACGCTCGAGGTCCTGGGCAAGCGCCCCGATGGCTATCACGAGATTGTAAGCCTCATTGCGTTTGCCGCCGACGTTGGCGACGTCGTAACGCTCGATACCGGAAAGCCCATGGCCGTTTCACTTTCAGGTCCCTTCGCCGCATCGATTGCGGGCGCCAACCTCGTCGAAACGACGCTGCGCCTCATCGAAGCTCATGCGCCTCACCTGCGACTGGGAGCTATCCACCTTGAAAAGAACCTGCCGGTCGCTGCCGGTATCGGCGGAGGTTCGGCAGACGCTGCCGCCGTCATGCGCGCCGTACGCAAAGCTAACCTGTCAAACGAGAGCGCAGCCCAGTTGGATTGGCCGGCGATCGGATTGAAGCTAGGGGCTGACGTGCCTGTCTGCCTACATTCGCATCTTTCCTGGGTGACAGGTGTCGGCGAGACCGTAGTGCCAGCTCAGACCACCCATGATGGGCTCCCCACCGTCATCGCCAATCCGCTGGTGCCTGTTCCGCTAGACAAGACGGCGCAGGTATTTCGTGCGCTCGGTGCAGCACCACTCTCGGGTACGCATACTCGGTCTGGTGGACCTTCCGCAATCATGAACATGGTTGAGTTGGCCCGCGGAGGATCCAACATGCTCGAAGCAGCGGCACGCAAGGTCGTGCCCGCCGTGGACGAGGTGCTTGCGGCATTGTCGTCGTGTGATGGCAATCTGCTGACGCGCATGTCGGGCGCGGGGCCAACTTGCTTTGCCGTGTTCGGGACGCAAGAAGCGGCCCGCCAGGCGGCCAATGCTCTCGCTCAATCTCATCCGCAATGGTGGGTGCGGGCAACGACGCTGAATTGA
- a CDS encoding DUF2007 domain-containing protein, whose translation MRELVRTNDQVLLSFVRALLDEAGIAYDVFDQHTSNALFWLHTIQARLVVDTDQYERAVSLMTNAGLDAHIFEPD comes from the coding sequence ATGCGAGAGCTTGTCAGAACTAACGACCAAGTCTTGTTAAGCTTTGTCCGAGCGCTGCTGGACGAGGCCGGGATTGCCTATGACGTTTTTGACCAGCATACGAGTAACGCTCTGTTCTGGCTGCATACAATCCAGGCCCGCCTTGTGGTGGACACGGATCAGTATGAGCGGGCCGTTTCCTTAATGACGAACGCGGGGCTCGATGCCCATATCTTTGAGCCCGACTGA
- a CDS encoding polyprenyl synthetase family protein produces MEEARESADLQPLLDIVAEDMQAINRIILDKAVSDVEMIPELAHHLIDSGGKRLRPMLTIASAKLVRYGGAGHIRVASAVEFMHTATLLHDDVVDESATRRGRKTARMIWGNQASVLVGDFLLGQAFRMLVEVGSLPVLKIMSNAAATIAEGEVMQLAAAKNTATTEDEYLAIINAKTAALFSAAAEVSPALAKRPVDEQSALKSYGKNLGLAFQLVDDALDYAGDSVRLGKSTGDDFREGKITLPVILSFRRGSNEEREFWNRTIVAGEIKDGDLEHAIALMKRHKAIEATMERARSYGAIARDALAIFPDSREKDALQRVISFCVNRSH; encoded by the coding sequence ATGGAGGAAGCGCGCGAGAGCGCGGATCTTCAGCCTCTCCTCGACATCGTTGCCGAGGATATGCAGGCGATCAATCGCATTATCCTCGACAAAGCTGTCTCGGATGTCGAGATGATTCCGGAGCTCGCCCATCATCTCATTGATTCCGGCGGCAAGCGGCTCCGTCCGATGCTGACCATCGCCTCTGCCAAATTGGTTCGCTATGGCGGAGCGGGCCATATTCGCGTGGCGTCGGCGGTTGAGTTCATGCACACCGCCACGCTTCTGCATGACGACGTGGTGGACGAAAGTGCGACGCGGCGCGGGCGCAAGACGGCGCGCATGATCTGGGGCAATCAAGCAAGCGTTCTGGTGGGCGACTTTCTCCTTGGGCAGGCGTTCCGCATGTTGGTGGAGGTCGGTTCGCTGCCGGTGCTCAAGATCATGTCGAACGCGGCCGCAACGATTGCCGAAGGCGAGGTTATGCAACTTGCCGCTGCCAAGAACACGGCGACGACCGAGGACGAGTATCTGGCCATCATCAACGCTAAGACCGCCGCGCTATTCTCTGCCGCCGCCGAGGTCTCGCCCGCGCTTGCGAAGCGTCCTGTTGATGAGCAAAGTGCGCTCAAATCCTATGGCAAAAATCTCGGCCTTGCCTTCCAGCTCGTTGACGACGCACTCGACTATGCCGGCGACAGCGTTCGGCTTGGCAAGTCCACGGGAGACGATTTCCGCGAGGGCAAGATCACACTGCCGGTTATTCTGTCGTTCCGCCGCGGTTCAAACGAAGAACGCGAATTTTGGAATCGGACAATTGTTGCGGGCGAGATCAAAGATGGCGATTTGGAACATGCCATCGCGCTCATGAAGCGGCACAAGGCTATCGAGGCGACTATGGAGCGTGCCCGCTCTTACGGTGCAATCGCGCGCGACGCCTTGGCGATTTTCCCCGACAGCCGCGAGAAGGACGCTTTGCAAAGGGTCATCTCGTTCTGCGTGAATCGCAGTCACTGA